In the genome of Candidatus Edwardsbacteria bacterium, the window GGGCCGGGGCCGGCTCCCGCAGGCGCCCGGCCGGAAGCAGCCAGCCGTTGCCCAGCGGCCGTCTGCCGTCCAGCAGCACGATATCCAGATCCCTGGATAATTTCCAATGCTGGAAACCGTCATCCATAATGATCACATCGGCACCCGCCGCTGCCGCCAGTTCCGAGGCCCTGTTCCGATTCTTTCCAACAATAACTATGGCCTTGCTAAGCAGTTTTTTGGCCATCAAAAAAGGCTCGTCACCAGATTCGTCGGGGCCGGCCAGGAGCTTCTGCCAGTCGCTGATGGCGATTATTTCCGAACCTTTGTCCCCCACTCTTTTGTAGCCCCGGGAGAGAATGGCCGGTTTAAAACCCAGCGCTTGTAGTTCCCCGGCCAGCATGATGCAGAACGGGGTCTTGCCGGTGCCGCCGGCGGTCAGGTTGCCCACGCAGATCACCGGAAGCCGGCTTTTGTGGGTTTTGAAAAGCCCCGTCCTATAGCCCGCCCTTCGCAATTGATAGACAAGAAAGTACAGGAGGGAGAACGGCCAGAGAAATATTATTGATAATATATCGGAAAGCAACTTCTTCATATAATCCGCCCGATTATCTTGGCCGCTTTTTCCGATGCCCCCCGCTTCTCCTCCACCATCTTCATGGCTTGGCCCCCAATATGGCTGATCGATTCCCTGTCGGATGATAATTTTTCAAGGGTCCCTCTCAACTCCCCGGCA includes:
- the lpxK gene encoding tetraacyldisaccharide 4'-kinase, with translation MKKLLSDILSIIFLWPFSLLYFLVYQLRRAGYRTGLFKTHKSRLPVICVGNLTAGGTGKTPFCIMLAGELQALGFKPAILSRGYKRVGDKGSEIIAISDWQKLLAGPDESGDEPFLMAKKLLSKAIVIVGKNRNRASELAAAAGADVIIMDDGFQHWKLSRDLDIVLLDGRRPLGNGWLLPAGRLREPAPALKRAGVIIASRCGNKEDCEGIKRLKKKHHLNQPVFYCVHRAVKLRPLDHQTEKNAVKLTAGSRMLLFSGIARPDSFQNSVKALGYEISDHIIFGDHHSYNRPDLERISQAAGNCEAVVTTEKDAVKLPAGWSPGKPLLALEIDISFRPEAGKGKLLEIIKGALKR